From Candoia aspera isolate rCanAsp1 chromosome 4, rCanAsp1.hap2, whole genome shotgun sequence, a single genomic window includes:
- the OXNAD1 gene encoding oxidoreductase NAD-binding domain-containing protein 1 isoform X1, producing the protein MICTTVFALPMLMRSASRILPFCSSYLCLRQAAVRYCTINGTMKSRRMSDHLERTANDFRHEIISKAEVCGISNESEMVKRLCLAVTDKEFTFKAGQWVDFFIPGVPVVGGFSICSSPAMLEEEGTLELAVKHTAHPPAHWVHTQCTLNSEVALRVGGNFFYDPQPEDIPANIVLIAGGVGINPLFSILLHTADLHRTQENKGDGYKMGTTKLFYCAKNTHELLFRKQILGLTDAFPGKITCSFHVTKQNSPICEKLQPYVKEGRLSGSDLEKCISKNTLWYICGPPPMIESISMLLENLGVVQGNIFFEKWW; encoded by the exons ATGATATGTACAACAGTTTTTGCTTTGCCTATGTTAATGAGAAGTGCCAGTAGAATTCTTCCCTTCTGTTCTTCATATTTGTGTCTAAGACAAGCAGCTGTAAGATACTGCACAATAAATGG CACAATGAAATCCAGAAGAATGTCAGACCATCTGGAGAGAACAGCAAATGACTTTCGGCATGAG ATTATTTCTAAAGCAGAAGTGTGTGGCATCAGCAATGAATCTGAAATGGTTAAAAGACTCTGTTTGGCAGTGACGGATAAAGAATTTACTTTTAAGGCAGGACAATG GGTAGATTTCTTTATACCTGGAGTCCCTGTAGTTGGTGGATTCTCAATATGTTCAAGTCCTGCTATGTTGGAAGAAGAGGGGACACTGGAACTTGCAGTCAAACATACAGCACACCCACCTGCTCACTGGGTTCATACTCAG TGCACCCTTAATTCAGAAGTGGCTTTGCGAGTGGGAGGCAACTTCTTTTATGATCCTCAGCCTGAAGACATTCCAGCAAACATAGTGCTCATAGCAGGTGGAGTGGGCATTAATCCTTTATTTTCTATACTGCTCCACACCGCAGACCTCCACAGAACTCAAGAGAACAAAGGAGATGGTTACAAAATGGGAACAACCAAACTGTTCTATTGTGCAAAAAATACACATGAACTTCTGTTCAGG AAACAGATTCTTGGTTTGACAGATGCCTTTCCTGGAAAGATCACATGCAGTTTCCACGTTACCAAGCAGAATTCACCAATTTGTGAGAAACTACAGCCTTACGTCAAAG AAGGAAGACTATCTGGAAGTGACCTAGAAAAATGTATCTCCAAGAATACTTTGTGGTACATTTGTGGACCACCTCCAATGATAGAATCCATCTCCATGCTGCTTGAAAACCTTGGGGTGGTTCAGGGGaacattttctttgaaaagtGGTGGTAG
- the OXNAD1 gene encoding oxidoreductase NAD-binding domain-containing protein 1 isoform X2, translated as MICTTVFALPMLMRSASRILPFCSSYLCLRQAAVRYCTINGTMKSRRMSDHLERTANDFRHEIISKAEVCGISNESEMVKRLCLAVTDKEFTFKAGQWVDFFIPGVPVVGGFSICSSPAMLEEEGTLELAVKHTAHPPAHWVHTQCTLNSEVALRVGGNFFYDPQPEDIPANIVLIAGGVGINPLFSILLHTADLHRTQENKGDGYKMGTTKLFYCAKNTHELLFRKQILGLTDAFPGKITCSFHVTKQNSPICEKLQPYVKGRLSGSDLEKCISKNTLWYICGPPPMIESISMLLENLGVVQGNIFFEKWW; from the exons ATGATATGTACAACAGTTTTTGCTTTGCCTATGTTAATGAGAAGTGCCAGTAGAATTCTTCCCTTCTGTTCTTCATATTTGTGTCTAAGACAAGCAGCTGTAAGATACTGCACAATAAATGG CACAATGAAATCCAGAAGAATGTCAGACCATCTGGAGAGAACAGCAAATGACTTTCGGCATGAG ATTATTTCTAAAGCAGAAGTGTGTGGCATCAGCAATGAATCTGAAATGGTTAAAAGACTCTGTTTGGCAGTGACGGATAAAGAATTTACTTTTAAGGCAGGACAATG GGTAGATTTCTTTATACCTGGAGTCCCTGTAGTTGGTGGATTCTCAATATGTTCAAGTCCTGCTATGTTGGAAGAAGAGGGGACACTGGAACTTGCAGTCAAACATACAGCACACCCACCTGCTCACTGGGTTCATACTCAG TGCACCCTTAATTCAGAAGTGGCTTTGCGAGTGGGAGGCAACTTCTTTTATGATCCTCAGCCTGAAGACATTCCAGCAAACATAGTGCTCATAGCAGGTGGAGTGGGCATTAATCCTTTATTTTCTATACTGCTCCACACCGCAGACCTCCACAGAACTCAAGAGAACAAAGGAGATGGTTACAAAATGGGAACAACCAAACTGTTCTATTGTGCAAAAAATACACATGAACTTCTGTTCAGG AAACAGATTCTTGGTTTGACAGATGCCTTTCCTGGAAAGATCACATGCAGTTTCCACGTTACCAAGCAGAATTCACCAATTTGTGAGAAACTACAGCCTTACGTCAAAG GAAGACTATCTGGAAGTGACCTAGAAAAATGTATCTCCAAGAATACTTTGTGGTACATTTGTGGACCACCTCCAATGATAGAATCCATCTCCATGCTGCTTGAAAACCTTGGGGTGGTTCAGGGGaacattttctttgaaaagtGGTGGTAG
- the OXNAD1 gene encoding oxidoreductase NAD-binding domain-containing protein 1 isoform X3 translates to MVCLIYSTMKSRRMSDHLERTANDFRHEIISKAEVCGISNESEMVKRLCLAVTDKEFTFKAGQWVDFFIPGVPVVGGFSICSSPAMLEEEGTLELAVKHTAHPPAHWVHTQCTLNSEVALRVGGNFFYDPQPEDIPANIVLIAGGVGINPLFSILLHTADLHRTQENKGDGYKMGTTKLFYCAKNTHELLFRKQILGLTDAFPGKITCSFHVTKQNSPICEKLQPYVKEGRLSGSDLEKCISKNTLWYICGPPPMIESISMLLENLGVVQGNIFFEKWW, encoded by the exons ATGG TTTGCCTTATTTATAGCACAATGAAATCCAGAAGAATGTCAGACCATCTGGAGAGAACAGCAAATGACTTTCGGCATGAG ATTATTTCTAAAGCAGAAGTGTGTGGCATCAGCAATGAATCTGAAATGGTTAAAAGACTCTGTTTGGCAGTGACGGATAAAGAATTTACTTTTAAGGCAGGACAATG GGTAGATTTCTTTATACCTGGAGTCCCTGTAGTTGGTGGATTCTCAATATGTTCAAGTCCTGCTATGTTGGAAGAAGAGGGGACACTGGAACTTGCAGTCAAACATACAGCACACCCACCTGCTCACTGGGTTCATACTCAG TGCACCCTTAATTCAGAAGTGGCTTTGCGAGTGGGAGGCAACTTCTTTTATGATCCTCAGCCTGAAGACATTCCAGCAAACATAGTGCTCATAGCAGGTGGAGTGGGCATTAATCCTTTATTTTCTATACTGCTCCACACCGCAGACCTCCACAGAACTCAAGAGAACAAAGGAGATGGTTACAAAATGGGAACAACCAAACTGTTCTATTGTGCAAAAAATACACATGAACTTCTGTTCAGG AAACAGATTCTTGGTTTGACAGATGCCTTTCCTGGAAAGATCACATGCAGTTTCCACGTTACCAAGCAGAATTCACCAATTTGTGAGAAACTACAGCCTTACGTCAAAG AAGGAAGACTATCTGGAAGTGACCTAGAAAAATGTATCTCCAAGAATACTTTGTGGTACATTTGTGGACCACCTCCAATGATAGAATCCATCTCCATGCTGCTTGAAAACCTTGGGGTGGTTCAGGGGaacattttctttgaaaagtGGTGGTAG